In Paenibacillus sp. BIC5C1, a genomic segment contains:
- a CDS encoding GNAT family N-acetyltransferase has translation MVVVLKPVSNENWYECTQLKVKPEQLNIFPAPVVYWIAESKYVNDFELRAIYSEEVLVGFLVFCANPDKDDNYWIPAIMIDEKHQGKGYGKAAMKTLIQLMRISNCRRIMIGHRPDNLIAGKLYESLGFIKTSEEVMDGETVRLLQIN, from the coding sequence ATGGTAGTTGTATTAAAGCCAGTGTCTAATGAAAATTGGTATGAATGTACCCAGCTTAAAGTTAAGCCAGAACAGCTTAATATCTTTCCTGCACCTGTCGTTTATTGGATTGCTGAATCTAAATATGTTAATGATTTTGAATTACGTGCTATTTACTCGGAAGAGGTTTTAGTCGGTTTTCTCGTATTCTGTGCGAACCCAGACAAGGATGATAACTACTGGATTCCTGCCATAATGATTGACGAGAAGCATCAAGGAAAAGGTTATGGCAAGGCAGCAATGAAAACTTTGATTCAGCTTATGCGTATTTCAAATTGCAGAAGAATAATGATTGGACACCGACCAGACAATCTAATTGCAGGAAAGTTGTATGAATCTTTAGGGTTTATAAAAACTAGTGAAGAAGTAATGGATGGTGAAACAGTACGTCTGCTTCAGATAAACTAA